In one window of Paraburkholderia phymatum STM815 DNA:
- a CDS encoding glutamate synthase subunit beta: MGKATGFLEFERRHEAYEAPLTRVKHYKEFVSALTDDEAKIQGARCMDCGIPFCNNGCPVNNIIPDFNDLVFRQDWKNAIEVLHSTNNFPEFTGRICPAPCEAACTLGINDDPVGIKSIEHAIIDKAWAEGWVAPQPPKHKTGKKVAVVGSGPAGLAAAQQLARAGHDVTVFEKNDRIGGLLRYGIPDFKLEKWLIDRRMRQMEAEGVTFRANVFIGKDALPAHIGNTSKETITPEDLKEQFDAVILTGGSETPRDLPVPGRELSGIHYAMEFLPQQNKVNAGDKVADQLLAKGKHVVVIGGGDTGSDCVGTSNRHGAKGVTQFELLPQPPEEENKPLVWPYWPVKLRTSSSHEEGCERDWAVATKRFEGKNGKVEKLIAARVEWKDGKMVEVPGSEFEMKADLVLLAMGFTQPVSPVLEAFGVDKDARGNVRAATEGEKAYYTSVDKVFTAGDMRRGQSLVVWAIREGRQCARSVDAYLMGHSELPR; the protein is encoded by the coding sequence ATGGGCAAGGCAACCGGTTTTCTCGAGTTCGAGCGCCGTCATGAGGCGTACGAAGCACCCCTCACCCGCGTCAAGCACTACAAGGAATTCGTTTCGGCGCTGACCGACGACGAGGCGAAGATCCAGGGCGCGCGTTGCATGGACTGCGGCATCCCATTCTGCAATAACGGCTGCCCCGTCAACAACATCATTCCGGACTTCAACGACCTGGTCTTCCGTCAGGACTGGAAGAACGCGATCGAGGTCCTGCACTCGACGAACAATTTCCCCGAATTCACGGGCCGCATCTGTCCGGCGCCGTGTGAGGCGGCATGTACGCTCGGCATCAACGACGACCCGGTCGGCATCAAGTCGATCGAACACGCGATCATCGACAAGGCGTGGGCCGAAGGCTGGGTCGCGCCGCAGCCGCCGAAGCACAAGACTGGCAAGAAGGTTGCCGTGGTCGGTTCCGGCCCCGCGGGCCTGGCCGCTGCGCAGCAACTCGCTCGCGCAGGCCATGACGTGACGGTGTTCGAGAAGAACGACCGTATCGGCGGCCTGCTGCGTTACGGCATTCCCGACTTCAAGCTGGAGAAGTGGCTGATCGACCGCCGCATGCGCCAGATGGAAGCGGAAGGCGTGACGTTCCGCGCGAACGTGTTCATCGGCAAGGACGCGCTGCCGGCGCACATCGGCAATACTTCGAAGGAAACCATCACACCGGAAGACCTGAAAGAACAGTTCGACGCCGTGATCCTGACGGGCGGTTCCGAGACGCCGCGCGATCTGCCCGTGCCGGGCCGTGAACTCTCCGGCATCCATTACGCGATGGAATTCCTGCCGCAGCAGAACAAGGTCAACGCAGGCGACAAGGTTGCCGATCAACTGCTCGCGAAGGGCAAGCATGTCGTCGTGATTGGCGGCGGCGACACGGGCTCGGACTGCGTCGGCACGTCGAACCGTCATGGCGCGAAGGGCGTCACGCAGTTCGAACTGCTGCCGCAGCCGCCTGAAGAGGAAAACAAGCCGCTCGTGTGGCCGTACTGGCCGGTGAAGCTGCGCACGTCGTCGTCGCACGAAGAAGGTTGCGAGCGCGATTGGGCCGTCGCGACGAAGCGTTTCGAAGGCAAGAACGGCAAGGTCGAGAAGCTGATCGCGGCGCGCGTCGAATGGAAGGACGGCAAGATGGTCGAAGTGCCGGGCTCCGAGTTCGAAATGAAGGCCGATCTCGTGTTGCTGGCGATGGGCTTCACTCAGCCGGTTTCGCCCGTGCTGGAAGCGTTCGGCGTCGACAAGGATGCCCGCGGCAACGTGCGCGCCGCGACGGAAGGCGAGAAGGCCTATTACACGTCGGTCGACAAGGTGTTCACGGCGGGCGATATGCGCCGTGGCCAGTCACTCGTGGTGTGGGCGATCCGCGAAGGCCGGCAGTGCGCACGTTCCGTCGATGCGTACCTGATGGGTCATTCCGAGCTGCCGCGCTAA
- a CDS encoding glutamate synthase-related protein: MNDHQQPISTVPAAQGLYDPQNEHDACGVGFVAHIKGKKSHEIIQQGLKILENLDHRGAVGADPLMGDGAGILIQIPDAFYREEMAKQGVTLPPAGEYGVGMIFLPKEHASRLACEQELERTVKAEGQVVLGWRDVPVDHNMPISPTVKASEPLIRQIFIGRGKDIMVTDALERKLYVIRKTASHRIQALKLKHGKEYFVPSCSARTVVYKGLLLAGQVGVYYRDLQDERVVSALALVHQRFSTNTFPAWELAHPYRMIAHNGEINTVKGNVNWLNARTGAIASHVLGDDLPKLWPLIYPGQSDTASFDNCLELLVMAGYPLVHAVMMMIPEAWEQHTLMDDNRRAFYEYHAAMMEPWDGPAAIAFTDGRQIGATLDRNGLRPARYIITDDDLVIMASEAGTLPIPESKIVKKWRLQPGKMFLIDMEHGRIIDDKELKDNLANAKPYKSWIDAVTIKLDEIELNAGDVATERREAAALLDRQQAFGYTQEDVKFLMAPMAQAGEEAVGSMGNDSPLAVMSNKNKTLYHYFKQLFAQVTNPPIDPIRENMVMSLVSFVGPKPNLLDTNNINPPMRLEVSQPVLDFKDIAKIRAIDQYTGGKFSSYELNICYPAAWGKEGIEARLASLCAEAVDAVKSGYNMLIVSDRKTDRDNVAIPALLATSAIHTHLVQQGLRTSTGLVVETGSARETHHFALLAGYGAEAVHPYLAMETLAQMAAGMKGDLSAEKAVYNFTKAVGKGLHKVMSKMGISTYMSYTGAQIFEAVGLAEELVNKYFKGTASKVGGIGLFEVAEEAIRLHRDAFGDNPVLANMLDAGGEYAYRVRGEDHMWTPDAIAKLQHSARSNSYQTYKEYAHLINDQTKRHMTFRGLFEFKVDPSKAIPLDEVESAKEIVKRFATGAMSLGSISTEAHATLAVAMNRIGGKSNTGEGGEDENRYRNELRGIPIKNGDTMKSIIGDEIVTDIPLKEGDSLRSKIKQVASGRFGVTAEYLASADQIQIKMAQGAKPGEGGQLPGHKVSEYIGKLRYSVPGVGLISPPPHHDIYSIEDLAQLIHDLKNVNPSSSISVKLVSEVGVGTVAAGVAKAKADHVVIAGHDGGTGASPLSSVKHAGTPWELGLAETQQTLVLNQLRGRIRVQADGQMKTGRDVVIGALLGADEFGFATAPLVVEGCIMMRKCHLNTCPVGVATQDPVLRAKFQGQPEHVVNFFFFIAEEVREIMAQLGVRKFDDLIGHSEYLDMKKGIEHWKAKGLDFSRVFYQPSVPASVARLHVESQDHGLDRALDHTLIEKAKAALEKGEHVSFIQPVRNVNRTVGAMLSGAVAKKYGHDGLPDDAIHIQLKGTAGQSFGAFLAKGITLDLVGDGNDYVGKGLSGGRIIIRPTNDFRGKSEENIICGNTVMYGAIEGESFFRGVAGERFCVRNSGATAVVEGTGDHGCEYMTGGTVVVLGETGRNFAAGMSGGVAYVLDVDGAFAAKCNKSMVALDPVLQQAEQERTVDKALWHQGETDEALLKGLIERHFQFTGSPRAKALLENWDASRRQFVKVFPTEYKRALGEMGAKKAAKEVLAA, translated from the coding sequence ATGAACGACCACCAGCAGCCGATTTCCACGGTTCCCGCCGCGCAAGGTCTTTACGACCCGCAGAACGAGCACGACGCATGCGGCGTCGGCTTCGTCGCGCATATCAAGGGCAAGAAAAGCCACGAGATCATCCAGCAAGGCCTGAAGATCCTCGAGAACCTCGATCACCGGGGCGCCGTCGGCGCCGATCCGCTGATGGGCGACGGCGCGGGCATCCTGATCCAGATTCCGGACGCGTTCTACCGCGAAGAGATGGCGAAGCAGGGCGTGACGCTGCCGCCCGCAGGCGAGTACGGCGTCGGCATGATTTTCCTGCCGAAGGAACATGCTTCGCGTCTCGCATGCGAACAGGAGTTGGAGCGTACGGTCAAGGCCGAAGGCCAGGTCGTGCTCGGCTGGCGCGACGTACCCGTCGACCACAACATGCCCATCTCGCCGACCGTGAAGGCGAGCGAGCCGCTGATCCGCCAGATCTTCATCGGCCGCGGCAAGGACATCATGGTGACGGACGCGCTCGAGCGGAAGCTGTACGTGATCCGCAAGACGGCGAGCCACCGCATCCAGGCGCTCAAGCTCAAGCACGGCAAGGAATACTTCGTGCCGTCGTGCTCGGCGCGCACGGTCGTCTACAAGGGTCTGCTGCTGGCGGGCCAGGTCGGCGTGTATTACCGGGACTTACAGGACGAGCGCGTCGTGTCGGCGCTGGCGCTCGTGCACCAGCGCTTCTCGACCAACACGTTCCCGGCGTGGGAACTGGCTCACCCCTATCGCATGATCGCCCACAACGGCGAAATCAACACGGTGAAGGGCAACGTCAACTGGCTGAACGCACGTACTGGCGCAATCGCGTCGCACGTGCTGGGCGACGACCTGCCGAAGCTCTGGCCGCTCATTTATCCGGGCCAGTCGGACACGGCTTCGTTCGACAACTGTCTCGAACTGCTCGTGATGGCGGGCTATCCGCTCGTCCACGCGGTGATGATGATGATTCCCGAGGCATGGGAACAGCACACGCTGATGGACGACAACCGCCGCGCGTTCTACGAATATCACGCCGCGATGATGGAGCCATGGGATGGCCCGGCTGCCATCGCCTTCACCGACGGGCGTCAGATCGGCGCGACGCTCGACCGTAACGGTCTGCGTCCGGCGCGCTACATCATCACCGACGACGACCTCGTTATCATGGCGTCGGAAGCGGGCACGCTGCCCATTCCCGAGTCGAAGATCGTCAAGAAGTGGCGTCTGCAGCCGGGCAAGATGTTCCTCATCGACATGGAGCACGGCCGCATCATCGACGACAAGGAACTCAAGGACAACCTCGCGAACGCAAAGCCGTACAAGAGCTGGATCGACGCGGTGACGATCAAGCTCGACGAAATCGAGCTGAATGCCGGCGACGTCGCCACGGAGCGCCGCGAAGCGGCTGCGCTGCTCGACCGCCAGCAGGCGTTCGGCTACACCCAGGAAGACGTCAAGTTCCTGATGGCGCCGATGGCGCAGGCAGGCGAAGAAGCCGTTGGCTCGATGGGCAACGACTCGCCGTTGGCCGTCATGTCCAACAAGAACAAGACGCTCTATCACTACTTCAAGCAGCTGTTCGCGCAGGTGACGAACCCGCCGATCGACCCTATCCGCGAAAACATGGTGATGTCGCTGGTGTCGTTCGTCGGTCCGAAGCCGAACCTGCTCGACACGAACAACATCAACCCCCCGATGCGTCTCGAAGTGTCGCAGCCGGTGCTCGACTTCAAGGACATCGCGAAGATCCGCGCGATAGATCAGTACACGGGCGGCAAGTTCAGCTCGTATGAGCTGAACATCTGCTACCCGGCTGCGTGGGGCAAGGAAGGCATCGAAGCGCGCCTCGCTTCGCTGTGCGCGGAAGCCGTCGACGCCGTGAAGTCTGGCTACAACATGCTGATCGTGTCGGACCGCAAGACGGACCGCGACAACGTCGCGATCCCGGCACTGCTCGCCACCTCGGCCATTCACACGCACCTCGTGCAGCAAGGTCTGCGCACGAGCACGGGCCTCGTCGTCGAAACGGGCTCGGCGCGTGAGACGCACCACTTCGCGCTGCTCGCCGGCTACGGCGCGGAAGCCGTTCACCCGTACCTCGCGATGGAAACGCTCGCGCAGATGGCAGCGGGCATGAAGGGCGACCTGTCGGCGGAAAAGGCCGTCTACAACTTCACGAAGGCAGTCGGCAAGGGCCTGCACAAGGTGATGTCGAAGATGGGCATCTCGACGTACATGTCGTACACGGGCGCGCAGATTTTCGAAGCGGTCGGCCTCGCTGAAGAGCTCGTGAACAAGTACTTCAAGGGCACGGCGTCGAAGGTCGGAGGCATTGGTCTGTTCGAAGTGGCGGAAGAGGCGATCCGTCTGCACCGCGATGCATTCGGCGACAACCCGGTTCTCGCGAACATGCTCGACGCGGGTGGCGAATACGCGTACCGCGTGCGCGGCGAAGACCATATGTGGACGCCGGACGCGATCGCGAAGCTGCAGCATTCGGCGCGCAGCAACTCGTATCAGACGTACAAGGAATACGCGCACCTGATCAACGACCAGACGAAGCGTCACATGACGTTCCGGGGCCTGTTCGAATTCAAGGTCGATCCGTCGAAGGCGATTCCGCTCGACGAAGTCGAATCGGCAAAGGAAATCGTCAAGCGCTTCGCAACGGGCGCGATGTCGCTCGGCTCGATCTCGACGGAAGCGCACGCGACGCTGGCTGTGGCGATGAACCGTATCGGCGGCAAGTCGAACACGGGTGAAGGCGGCGAAGACGAAAACCGCTATCGCAACGAACTGCGCGGCATCCCGATCAAGAACGGCGACACGATGAAGTCCATCATTGGCGACGAGATCGTGACCGACATTCCGCTGAAGGAAGGCGATTCGCTGCGCTCGAAGATCAAGCAGGTCGCGTCGGGCCGTTTCGGCGTGACGGCGGAATACCTCGCGTCGGCGGACCAGATCCAGATCAAGATGGCGCAGGGCGCGAAGCCCGGCGAAGGCGGCCAGCTGCCGGGTCACAAGGTGTCCGAGTACATCGGCAAGCTACGTTACTCGGTGCCGGGCGTCGGCCTGATTTCGCCGCCGCCGCACCACGACATCTATTCGATCGAAGATCTCGCGCAGCTGATTCACGATCTGAAGAACGTGAATCCGTCGTCGAGCATTTCGGTGAAGCTGGTGTCGGAAGTCGGTGTCGGCACGGTTGCCGCAGGTGTCGCGAAGGCGAAGGCCGATCACGTCGTGATCGCAGGCCACGACGGCGGCACGGGCGCATCGCCGCTGTCGTCGGTGAAGCACGCCGGTACGCCGTGGGAACTCGGCCTCGCCGAAACGCAGCAGACGCTGGTGCTGAACCAGCTGCGCGGCCGCATCCGCGTGCAGGCCGACGGCCAGATGAAGACGGGCCGCGACGTCGTGATTGGCGCGCTGCTCGGCGCGGATGAATTCGGCTTCGCGACGGCGCCCCTCGTCGTCGAAGGCTGCATCATGATGCGCAAGTGCCACCTGAACACGTGCCCGGTCGGCGTCGCAACGCAAGACCCGGTTCTGCGTGCGAAATTCCAGGGCCAGCCGGAACACGTGGTGAACTTCTTCTTCTTCATCGCTGAAGAAGTGCGCGAAATCATGGCGCAACTGGGCGTTCGCAAGTTCGACGACCTGATCGGTCACAGCGAATACCTCGACATGAAGAAGGGCATCGAGCACTGGAAGGCGAAGGGTCTCGACTTTTCGCGCGTGTTCTACCAGCCGAGCGTTCCGGCGAGCGTCGCGCGTCTGCACGTCGAATCGCAGGATCACGGTCTCGACCGGGCACTCGACCACACGCTGATCGAGAAGGCGAAGGCCGCGCTCGAGAAGGGCGAGCACGTGTCGTTCATCCAGCCGGTGCGCAACGTCAACCGTACGGTCGGCGCGATGCTGTCCGGCGCGGTCGCGAAGAAGTACGGCCACGACGGCCTGCCCGACGACGCGATCCACATTCAGCTGAAGGGCACGGCGGGTCAGAGCTTCGGCGCGTTCCTCGCGAAGGGCATCACGCTGGACCTGGTCGGCGACGGCAACGACTACGTCGGCAAGGGCCTGTCGGGCGGCCGCATCATCATCCGTCCCACCAACGACTTCCGCGGCAAGTCCGAAGAAAACATCATCTGCGGCAACACGGTGATGTACGGCGCGATCGAAGGCGAGTCGTTCTTCCGCGGCGTCGCGGGCGAGCGTTTCTGCGTGCGTAACTCGGGCGCGACGGCGGTTGTCGAAGGCACGGGCGACCACGGCTGCGAATACATGACGGGCGGCACGGTGGTCGTGCTGGGCGAAACGGGCCGCAACTTCGCGGCGGGTATGTCGGGCGGCGTCGCCTACGTGCTCGACGTCGACGGTGCATTCGCTGCGAAGTGCAACAAGTCGATGGTCGCGCTCGACCCGGTGCTGCAACAGGCCGAACAGGAGCGCACGGTCGACAAGGCGCTGTGGCACCAGGGCGAGACCGACGAAGCGCTGCTCAAGGGGCTCATCGAACGTCACTTCCAGTTCACGGGTTCGCCGCGCGCCAAGGCGCTGCTCGAAAACTGGGATGCGTCGCGCCGTCAGTTCGTGAAGGTGTTCCCGACCGAATACAAGCGCGCGCTGGGCGAAATGGGTGCGAAGAAGGCTGCCAAGGAAGTGCTCGCGGCCTGA
- a CDS encoding transposase yields the protein MARLARLYVPDQPQHVILRGLDQQPAFVDDQDYELFIDCLKAASRDHHLSVHAYALMPGAVQLLVTPTDESSLPKAMQAVGRRYVAHFNRRYSRRGTLWEGRYRATVIEGEKYFLLASRVVELSPVRNQLVSAPEDYRWSSYRHHIGLTLDSLITDHRLYWSLGNTPFERQRAYRELCEQPLDERETNQLQQATLKGWVLGSDSYREWAARAANRRVSPLPRGRPRKVRETPQTQ from the coding sequence ATGGCACGGCTTGCACGTCTTTATGTCCCCGACCAGCCGCAGCACGTGATCCTGCGCGGACTCGACCAGCAGCCCGCTTTCGTCGACGACCAGGATTACGAGCTGTTCATCGATTGCCTGAAGGCGGCTTCACGCGATCACCATCTGTCCGTGCATGCATACGCGCTGATGCCAGGCGCGGTGCAACTGCTCGTCACGCCCACCGACGAATCGAGCCTGCCGAAAGCGATGCAGGCTGTCGGACGGCGCTACGTTGCGCACTTCAATCGCCGTTACTCGCGACGCGGCACCTTATGGGAAGGCCGCTATCGCGCGACGGTCATCGAAGGCGAGAAGTACTTCCTGCTGGCGAGCCGCGTGGTTGAGTTGTCGCCTGTGCGCAACCAGCTGGTGAGCGCGCCGGAAGACTATCGATGGTCGAGCTATCGGCATCACATCGGGTTGACCTTGGACAGCTTGATCACCGACCATCGTTTGTACTGGTCATTGGGCAATACGCCGTTCGAACGTCAGCGCGCATACCGCGAACTGTGCGAGCAGCCGCTCGACGAACGCGAGACCAATCAGCTTCAACAGGCCACGCTGAAGGGCTGGGTGCTGGGCAGCGACTCATATCGGGAGTGGGCGGCGCGGGCGGCGAACCGGCGCGTATCGCCGTTGCCGAGAGGTCGGCCGCGCAAGGTGCGCGAGACGCCGCAAACGCAATAA
- a CDS encoding OmpW/AlkL family protein, which yields MKLQQALGVAALACITTTAHAQSAGSIYFTAGWFHLAPQSSSQPLRETNVNGTPVNITLPNTGATAGDGDTIGFTAGYFFTDHIATQFDVGIPPQFDLKGSGAFQQYGKLGSAKQWSPTLLLKYYFNQPQAKFRPYLGIGVSRVWFTDEKISNGTFQNNVLHGPTTVTTDSSWEPVFNAGFTYAFTDHWFAGFSISYLPLSTTAKLNTTANTPIGPVNVQSETKIRLNPIVTYVNLGYRF from the coding sequence ATGAAATTACAACAGGCCTTGGGGGTCGCGGCACTTGCTTGCATAACAACCACAGCGCACGCGCAATCGGCCGGTAGCATCTACTTCACAGCTGGGTGGTTCCATCTCGCCCCTCAGTCCAGTAGTCAGCCGTTAAGAGAGACGAACGTCAACGGCACGCCAGTCAACATCACCTTGCCGAACACTGGCGCTACCGCCGGCGACGGCGACACCATCGGCTTTACGGCAGGCTATTTCTTCACCGACCATATCGCCACCCAGTTCGACGTCGGCATTCCGCCGCAATTCGACCTGAAGGGCAGCGGTGCGTTTCAGCAATACGGCAAGCTCGGCTCGGCAAAACAGTGGAGCCCAACGCTGCTGCTGAAGTACTACTTCAACCAGCCGCAGGCGAAGTTCCGCCCGTATCTCGGCATCGGCGTGAGCCGCGTCTGGTTCACCGACGAGAAGATTTCGAACGGCACATTCCAGAACAACGTACTTCATGGTCCGACCACCGTCACGACGGATAGTTCGTGGGAGCCCGTGTTTAATGCCGGCTTCACCTATGCCTTCACCGATCACTGGTTCGCTGGCTTCTCAATCTCCTACCTGCCGCTTTCCACGACGGCCAAACTGAACACCACGGCGAATACGCCCATCGGTCCCGTCAACGTGCAATCGGAAACGAAGATTCGTCTGAACCCGATCGTCACGTATGTGAACCTCGGCTATCGCTTCTAA
- a CDS encoding DUF883 family protein, with protein MTALPNTRDALGESWTTAGRRARRIARHSRHAAEDIASELRTLMNELENTLGDGTQADAAALRTQLRKRLDDARSRLNDTRDVMRDRAQAAMHDADDFVHENPWRTIAVVGGLALIAGALIARGGSH; from the coding sequence ATGACTGCACTACCCAATACGCGAGATGCTCTTGGCGAATCCTGGACTACGGCAGGCCGCCGTGCGCGCCGCATTGCGCGCCATAGTCGACATGCCGCTGAAGACATTGCCAGCGAGCTGCGCACGCTCATGAACGAACTCGAGAACACACTCGGCGACGGCACGCAGGCCGACGCGGCTGCATTGCGGACGCAATTGCGCAAGCGCCTCGACGACGCGCGCTCACGTCTGAACGATACGCGCGACGTGATGCGCGATCGCGCGCAAGCGGCCATGCACGATGCGGATGACTTCGTGCATGAAAATCCGTGGCGCACGATTGCCGTGGTCGGCGGGCTTGCGCTGATCGCCGGCGCGTTGATCGCTCGCGGCGGCTCGCACTGA
- a CDS encoding deoxyguanosinetriphosphate triphosphohydrolase, protein MSEIRSDNLSESTDIPPVPAMGVASPPTTAALEAHLAPYAAHSSQSRGRRHHEAPPSARTEFQRDRDRIVHSTAFRRLEYKTQVFVNHEGDLFRTRLTHSLEVAQIARSVARNLRVNEDLVEAISLAHDLGHTPFGHAGQDALNECMRDYGGFEHNLQSLAVVDDLEEHYGAFDGLNLCFETREGILKHCSRENARRLGELGERFLEGRQPSIEAQIANLADEIAYNNHDVDDGLRSGLLTIDQLDEVELWRMHCEAARRDYPQIEGRRLVHETVRRIINTLIVDLIDTTTRNIARHAPVSLEDVRRAPPLVAHSEAVADQAVVLKRFLFKNLYRHYRVMRMANKARRVIAGLFDAFIDDPRLLPPNYQTADMAKQPRLIAHYIAGMTDRYASKEYQRLFVVDGD, encoded by the coding sequence GTGAGCGAAATACGCAGCGACAATCTAAGCGAATCGACCGACATTCCGCCCGTGCCTGCTATGGGCGTTGCGTCGCCGCCCACCACCGCCGCGCTCGAAGCGCATCTTGCGCCGTATGCCGCGCATTCCTCGCAGTCGCGCGGCCGACGTCATCATGAAGCGCCGCCGAGCGCACGCACCGAATTTCAGCGCGACCGCGACCGCATCGTTCATTCCACTGCGTTTCGCCGGCTCGAGTACAAGACGCAGGTTTTCGTGAATCACGAAGGCGATCTGTTTCGCACGCGGCTCACGCACAGTCTCGAAGTCGCGCAGATTGCGCGTTCCGTCGCGCGCAATCTGCGCGTGAACGAAGATCTCGTTGAAGCGATCTCGCTCGCGCACGATCTTGGTCACACGCCGTTCGGCCACGCGGGGCAGGACGCCCTCAACGAATGCATGCGCGACTACGGCGGCTTCGAACACAATCTCCAAAGCCTCGCCGTAGTGGACGATCTCGAAGAGCATTACGGTGCGTTCGACGGATTGAACCTGTGCTTCGAAACGCGCGAAGGCATTCTCAAGCATTGCTCGCGCGAAAACGCCCGGCGTCTCGGTGAGTTGGGCGAGCGCTTTCTGGAGGGCCGGCAGCCATCCATCGAAGCACAGATCGCCAATCTCGCCGACGAAATTGCCTACAACAATCACGACGTGGACGATGGCCTGCGTTCGGGATTGCTCACGATCGATCAACTCGACGAAGTCGAGCTATGGCGCATGCACTGCGAAGCAGCGCGGCGGGACTATCCGCAGATCGAGGGACGCAGGCTGGTTCACGAAACCGTGCGCCGGATCATCAACACGCTGATCGTCGATCTGATCGACACGACGACACGTAACATTGCGCGGCATGCGCCGGTGTCACTCGAGGACGTGCGCCGTGCCCCCCCGCTTGTCGCGCACAGCGAAGCAGTCGCGGATCAGGCCGTCGTGCTGAAACGGTTTCTCTTCAAGAACCTGTATCGGCACTACCGCGTGATGCGCATGGCGAACAAGGCGCGACGGGTGATCGCAGGCTTGTTCGACGCATTCATCGATGATCCACGCCTGCTGCCGCCCAACTATCAGACGGCGGATATGGCAAAGCAGCCACGCCTGATCGCGCATTACATCGCGGGCATGACGGACCGTTACGCATCGAAGGAATATCAGCGGCTGTTCGTCGTCGACGGCGATTGA
- the aroB gene encoding 3-dehydroquinate synthase, which translates to MITVNVELGERAYPIHIGADLIGKSELFAPHIRGASVTIVTNTTVDPLYGDALRQSLAPLGKEVTTVVLPDGEAHKNWETLNLIFDALLGARADRKTTLIALGGGVIGDMTGFAAACYMRGVPFIQVPTTLLSQVDSSVGGKTGINHPLGKNMIGAFYQPQAVIADIGALRTLPSRELAAGIAEVIKTGAIADAGFFEWIEANIEALNGCDAQALAEAVKRSCEIKASVVAADEREGGLRAILNFGHTFGHAIEAGLGYGEWLHGEAVGCGMVMAADLSVRLGHLDEAARKRLVAVIEAAHLPVRAPALGAPRYVDLMRVDKKAEAGEIKFILLKRFGDTLITRAPDDAVLKTLDASVGA; encoded by the coding sequence ATGATTACCGTCAACGTCGAACTGGGCGAGCGCGCCTATCCCATCCATATCGGCGCCGATCTGATCGGCAAGAGCGAGCTGTTCGCGCCGCACATCCGCGGCGCGTCGGTGACGATCGTCACGAATACGACGGTCGACCCGCTGTACGGCGACGCCTTGCGCCAGTCCCTCGCGCCGCTCGGCAAGGAAGTGACGACGGTCGTGTTGCCCGATGGCGAGGCGCACAAGAACTGGGAAACGCTGAATCTGATTTTCGACGCTCTGCTCGGCGCGCGGGCCGACCGTAAGACCACGCTCATCGCGCTCGGCGGCGGCGTGATTGGCGACATGACGGGGTTCGCGGCCGCCTGCTACATGCGCGGCGTGCCGTTCATCCAGGTGCCGACCACGCTGTTGTCGCAGGTCGATTCGTCGGTGGGCGGCAAGACGGGCATCAACCATCCGCTCGGCAAGAACATGATCGGCGCGTTCTACCAGCCGCAGGCCGTGATCGCCGACATTGGCGCGCTGCGCACGCTGCCGTCGCGCGAACTGGCCGCGGGCATCGCGGAAGTCATCAAGACGGGCGCGATTGCCGATGCCGGTTTCTTCGAGTGGATCGAAGCGAACATCGAAGCGCTCAACGGCTGTGACGCGCAAGCGCTGGCTGAAGCGGTCAAGCGTTCGTGCGAGATCAAGGCGTCCGTGGTCGCCGCGGACGAGCGGGAAGGCGGCCTGCGCGCTATCCTCAATTTTGGCCACACGTTCGGTCACGCTATCGAAGCGGGACTTGGCTACGGCGAGTGGCTGCACGGCGAAGCGGTGGGCTGCGGAATGGTGATGGCAGCCGATCTGTCCGTGCGTCTCGGGCATCTGGACGAAGCCGCGCGCAAGCGGCTCGTCGCCGTCATCGAGGCGGCACATCTGCCTGTTCGGGCGCCCGCGCTCGGCGCACCACGCTACGTCGATCTGATGCGGGTCGACAAGAAGGCAGAAGCGGGCGAAATCAAGTTCATCCTGCTGAAGCGTTTCGGCGACACACTGATCACCCGTGCGCCCGACGACGCGGTGCTCAAAACCCTCGACGCAAGCGTCGGCGCCTGA
- the aroK gene encoding shikimate kinase AroK, with product MQPRDAHANVFFVGLMGAGKTTVGRAVARRLDRPFFDSDHEIEARTGARIPVIFELEGESGFRDREAQVIADLTGRESIVLATGGGAVLRPENREALRAHGIVVYLRANPHDLWLRTRRDKNRPLLQTEDPKGRLEALYEVRDPLYRECADFVIETGRPSVNGLVNMVLMQLEMAGVAKPTAS from the coding sequence TTGCAACCGCGGGACGCACACGCCAACGTTTTTTTTGTAGGGCTCATGGGGGCAGGCAAGACCACCGTGGGCCGGGCCGTGGCGCGCCGGCTGGATCGCCCGTTCTTCGATTCTGACCATGAAATCGAAGCGCGCACGGGTGCGCGCATCCCGGTGATCTTCGAACTGGAAGGCGAATCGGGCTTCCGCGACCGCGAAGCGCAGGTGATCGCCGATCTCACTGGCCGCGAAAGCATCGTCCTCGCGACGGGCGGCGGCGCCGTCCTGCGCCCTGAAAACCGAGAGGCGCTGCGCGCGCACGGCATCGTCGTCTATCTGCGCGCCAATCCGCACGACCTCTGGCTGCGCACGCGCCGCGACAAAAACCGGCCGCTTCTGCAGACGGAAGACCCGAAAGGGCGCCTCGAAGCACTGTATGAAGTCCGCGATCCGCTCTACCGCGAATGCGCCGACTTCGTGATCGAAACGGGCCGTCCGTCCGTCAACGGGCTCGTCAATATGGTGCTGATGCAGCTCGAGATGGCGGGCGTCGCCAAGCCTACTGCGTCATAA